Within Triticum dicoccoides isolate Atlit2015 ecotype Zavitan chromosome 1B, WEW_v2.0, whole genome shotgun sequence, the genomic segment caaaaCTGCAACCGCAACGAATGACCCGTCTCAAGAGGTGGACAACCACATGGACCAGGTCCACAGTCCAGACTGGTCACAGCCCATTCTTTCAGCCGACGAAGCACACAAAAGTAGTCCATCGAACCAAACGAgtccgtcactgacatgtggacctgcGCAACAGCCTAGACGCACTGTCGTCCATCCTACGGAACAAACCAAGCTAGAATAACTCGAGCGGAAGGGCGCAGGCAAGAGAGGCAACCACCGCTTCAGCAGCAAACCCTTCCCGATTGTTGGAGAGCACGCCGAGATCTGCCCCCCATGGCTTCCGCGCCGACGCAGCCGCCCCTCCTCCCGGTCACCAACCCCACGGCCGCGGGCTCGGCGCCCGcctccggcggcggtggcggcctggACGCGCCGACCGCCACGCCGGCGTTCCGGCTCTTCATGAGCCGGATCTCCGAGTCGGCGCGGCGCTCGCTGTCCGACCGGCGCCCGTGGGCCGAGATGGTCGACcgctcggccttctcgcggccggactCCCTCTCCGACGCCACCTCGCGCCTGCGCCGCAACCTCACCTACTTCCGCGTCAACTACACCGCCGTCGTCGCCTTCGCGCTGgccgcctcgctcctggcccacccctTCTCGCTCCTCATCCTCCTGGGGGTCCTCGCCGCCTGGTGCTTCCTCTACATCTTCCGCGCCTCCGACCAGCCCGTCGCGCTCTTCGGCCGCACCTTCTCCGACCGCGAGACGCTGCTGGGGCTCGTCGTCGCCTccatcgtggccttcttcttcaccCCCGTCGCGTCGCTCATCATCTCCGGGATGCTCGTCGGCGGCGCCATCGTCGCCGCCCACGGCGCCTTCCGCATGCCAGAGGACCTCTTCCTGGACGACGCCGACGCGGCCAGCGGCAACAGCGCGGCCCAGGGGCTGCTGTCCTTCCTCGGGGcacccggatctagggtttgaggcGGCGGGCGACGAGATCTGGTAGGCTTCCTGGGCGCGACAAGTTCGTCTTAAACTGGAGTTACCCTGGATCTGATATTGCTTTAACTGTGCCCTGTATCTTCTCCAGTTCATCGTTCTGTAGTTACAGATCTATTGGTTTATTGTTGATCCTGATCGATGCGCCGACTTTTGCCTATATGCACCATTTTCTCTCGTGAGTTCCACGTTGCGATGGAAGTTTAGTGTTCAAGACTTGAGTACTTTTATATAAATGTATGATGTTTAACTATATCAGTGATGTAGATGGTATGTTCTCAGGGTAATGAAAGCATAGTACTAGTACACTCCTTTGGTCCTTTTGTTGTTTGTGATACTTGATAGATGAATGTCGAGTATTTTCTGGCATTTGTTGTTATTTAATAGTTATTCTCTGAGAAATCAATGTTTACTGGTATAATGGTATTCCAATGCTGCCCTGAGGTAGTGTTTCAGTCAACAGATATTTGTGACGAACTTCATATTTTTGTAACTTGAGTCAATAGATATTTGTGACAAACTTCATATTTTTGTAAGTTGAGCTATGTTAATAGCTGACATTAGGAATACGATAAT encodes:
- the LOC119348667 gene encoding PRA1 family protein B2-like → MASAPTQPPLLPVTNPTAAGSAPASGGGGGLDAPTATPAFRLFMSRISESARRSLSDRRPWAEMVDRSAFSRPDSLSDATSRLRRNLTYFRVNYTAVVAFALAASLLAHPFSLLILLGVLAAWCFLYIFRASDQPVALFGRTFSDRETLLGLVVASIVAFFFTPVASLIISGMLVGGAIVAAHGAFRMPEDLFLDDADAASGNSAAQGLLSFLGAPGSRV